A window of Pyrus communis chromosome 3, drPyrComm1.1, whole genome shotgun sequence genomic DNA:
CAGCCAGTCTAACCTTCTCCGCAGAATTTAACATGACCTGAAATATGAACACGTTCAAGCTTAATATCTGAAGCACAAggatacaaaaatattttaaatgagaGTAGTCAGCGGAGGTCTAATCAGTTAggtcagagagagagaaagatcaCTCACAGAAGGAGCACAGAACTGGCCCTTCTTAATATTGATAATTTTTCCAGTCTTGGCTGCTGCAACTAGAAGATCTGTCTGTCATCATAAGAAGTCACAAATAAGATAAGATTCCAGCTATTGCATCCTTTCAAAACttcctttttaactttttattccTCTTTTTAGCAACACATCCGTAAaaatatttaatgaaaatatcTGCTGGTAGGAGGCACAGTGTTATCCCTTCACCTGGCGGCATAAAAATGCAGGAATCTGAATAATATCTGCAACTTTACCAACTGCTTCACACtagaaaaaacaaagaacaaagaagaaacGTGAGAAACAGTTCCTGACCTGTCAAAATCCAGTTCAAACTTTTCTCTTTGTCTAACATGGGATGGCAAAGAAGTAGACAAGCATGGATGGCTTTTTCAGATGTGCATGCAAGTATTCAAGATAGAACATATAGATCTATTCATCGGGTTCAAGATCAAGAAATTAGTAATGGAGTACATTATAATCAATGCCAGAGTCTAACTTCTCGTTATCCACAGTCCACACACATTGTTACAGAGACATATAGTGATGAGGATAGTATATCCAAGTTACCCAAATGGTACACATTTATTCAGCAAAGCAAACAGCGTTTTGTCAAatgaaattcaatcattttactCTTACGGCCTTATCTTTGACCCACAAACTTTAAAGCTTAAGCGAACAAGTATACTAAGAACAAGATCTAAACTTTTGTGTCTGAAGAGAGGAGACGGAATGCTCACCTGGCTAGCTTCATGTACATCTGTAATTATAGGGAGGTCATATGCTGTTTTAACCTTCTCAAGGATctgaaagaaaaaggagaaacaaaGAGGAATTGGTGATTCTAAATTGAATGTCGTCTATATTGAAAATTACTGCCCAGTTAAACGTTAAGAAAGAGAAATTCCACTCTCGAAGAATCAAACCATGGTTTCTATATGCCCGTAGTAAGAACACATGTCACAGAAGAACTTCTAACCTATCGACTAACCACAACGGGAAAAACTGATCAATAACACTGAATTGAAGTCTTCTAAATCTGATGACACAAACAATCACTTTGAACATTTAACAATATCTAATACGTTCTCTATATTTATTACCGTATCAGCCAAAGCGATTCATATCTAAACTTAGCATGAGAACAAGATAACGAACAGCGGTCCACCTTTAAGCCTTCTTCCGAGCCAGGACCCCGGAATGATTTTGAGGACGTACGGTTGGCCTTGTCAAAGCTCGACTTGAAAACCAGTGGCAATCCAACTCTACAAGATTAAACAATAAATTATCCATCTTGCCAAAAACCGAAAAAATACGCagatttcaattcaatctttaTCCCATTTCGACAAAATGAATAAAtcccaaagagaaggagaataCTTTGTTGCGACGCTCTTAATGTGCTTGGCCATCCGGAAAATGTGCTCCTCGGATTCAATCACATTGGGACCGGCTAACAAGAAAAACGGTTCTGCCCCCTGTTGGgattgaaacaaaataaaattaaagtgcCATTGGAGCAATAAACCATCCGAATTTATATACCCTTTAACGTAAGAATTcaaaaaatcccaacaaaattAAACCTTGAGCTGGTTATATAGCAGAACTGATGAATCCATATCTTCCCACTTAGCTGAAAcaatacaaacaaacaactgCAGCTACAGATATCAGGATTCAATCATAACACGTAAATCATTGACCACATTACtcaaaatttgttaatttaatcaaaagcagtaaccaaaattttaataaattttcataattcttttttttgggGGAGGGAGGGGCAAGAATTTTGATAATTCAGAATGTCGATACTGTCGGAGATTCATTGGGAGGCAGTCTACTTTTCCCGCAATTTTCtgggcaaccaaacagaaatttAAACGAAATTCGAATGCGAATTCATACCCAACTGCAGTTGATTTTCACAGACCTATAAAGGAAAGAAATCAACCTCACTTCAATCGCGAAAACAGAGAGAGACGGAGGGAGAGCTTCGGCGAGTGAGGGTGTAGGAGGAAGCAGAGGCGAaatatcctttttctttttcttttttaataaaaaaaataagttaaTTATGTCACCGACtgttttttcacttgtaaatagggcttctttttttggtttgggcttCCCAAGATTCCTTCGTCTACGAAGAGTCGAGATTGTCTGCTTATCTGATAAGctccttttgttttttaatcGAATCTGATGAGCTCCTTTTAGAGAGTGAATTATATTGTTACCTTAAAATGCTTTTTAGTAAATGGGGAAATCATTTCCGCATCTATTTATTTATGtcttttggttttatatttattcatttaaaaagttaaaaatacaCGAAGAAGAATTAAGTGTGTTTTTTGCAAGGATCGGGTCGGAaatattcttttcaatttttgtttcaaaatttcataattggaTCGGATGATAtcacaatttttaaatttggaatttttggccaatacaaaaatttcaaaaacggagtaatttcaaaaaatttagaaCATAATTCGgaaattcatatattttataagttttttttttttacactctAACTTTATTGTTCATGCAATTTGTTGTTCTTCTTAATATTTGTTACATGTATATGtataaattcaattaattttgtgTTATACTTGTTCGGGCAGGAAATCTCGCTGGGAAGGGTCCCTGACTCGAGCACACAGCTTCCCGAGGAGTTGGCACTTTGGTTGATTGTCGGGCTTCAACTTGCTAAGACGCTGCAAAAAGAGGAtaaagttagttctgaaaggtgcATTTGTGGGGCCTTatgccttgaggctcacaatcaaaactaactaagtgcttAGGCGTGTCACTGCTATCTCAGTAtcgcagatgtagaacaagtgtgtttaagtcgattacttgcgCCTCAAGTTATtttgacttcttgttatcaaatgaTTGTCGTGGATGAgttaagtctacattaagttctTCTCTATGTCTTGAaatcaaggacttttagttaGTTATCTTGTATGATTAAGAGGTGGAGGTCCAAATTTGATCAAGTCATCCGTTTAAATCATATTTAGTCTTCTTCGACAGTAAAATCACTAAATAAACCAGATATGAGAACTGATGGAACTTTGGTTCATCAAAAGACTGGAAATGACTTGAATATATACTGGGGAATACATCATAACACCAGATCTATTAACttaaagacaaaacaaaaagagTCGGGTAAGGCTGGAACATCTTGTGGTCTCTTCTCTTTGTGGTTACAAGGGTTTGGGTATTAAAGCATGATGAGTGGTGAACAAGTTTACACAAAAGAATTGATACTACAACATTTAGAAACGGTAGTAGAGcttttacactagacaaaaTATGTCTTTTTAAGGGAAGTCTAAGGCTAAAGGGTGCAGAATCTGGACAAAGCATAGCTTTCTAGGTATTTTATTTACTGAGAGGCAAGttgtatgtttgtttatttgattgGTTAAGTGTCTTTATCTCTAGGCCCTCTTCCCCCTTTTATAGGCAAATTAACTTGACTGTACTACTTATGCTCTTGCTCGAAAGTGACTGAAGAGTAGTGAGTCATCAACATTTTACATGTTCTGCCATttagaaagtgtttttggacCGGGAGTAGGTGGATTTCCATCAGTTGTCACTTCTCTTGTAAACGCCTAGCCTTTGCATTAAATGGGGAGCCGTCATATTGTCTCGAGATGGGTATCTGGGCTTGACTCTGGGCCTCGGGTAAAAATCTCCTTTATTGAATTCTTTTAGACTTTCTTCCCTTGAAGTCCAaagttaaatattaacccaaacaataCTAGTGTGTGTTtaatataaaaacaataaacaaaatgcatccaaactaaaaataaaatacaaaaattgattacaaaatatataattagacTAAACAACTATAATAAATGGGAATAATTCATAAGTTTTTTTCAACGGGAATGTGTTCGGAACATTTCAGAAAAAATCAGCTCAAAAATTCAGAATTCTCGAAATTTGTAAATGCATTCCACCGTtccaatttttctaaaaatattgaATTCGGAATTTTTGAAAGTGACTTGTGTGTGGCGCCGAACGACTTCCAGCGACTGCTCCTAATTATTTCTCATTCTCGACGGGGCCTAACGTCCACCAtgtttttcattattttcaagTTCTTAAAGAAATCAAACAGTAAAAATTAATGAGGGCGAATCAAAGTTTTAGAATTTGATATATGAGAGTTGGATGTACGGATGAATATTTTGCTTGCATTCATCTTTCTTGTCTTGCGGGTATTGGTACGGCTAACTGAGATTGTCAGAATCCAATCACGCAAATTCAGCCGTGTAATGCACCTGTGCATCTTAGACTGATAGGTTGCATGAATTTTTTTCGAAACGAGTAGCTAAAGAATTTCTTAATTCTTTAATCGTTCCTCCTTACCTGCAAATCACAGTCTGATACATATACAAACTAACTCATTAAAAACACCATACAAAGTTCTTGCACACTTGTAGATGAACATTTGTTTGTTAGGAGAAATGACTTCTTATATGTAAGAGATCAAAGTATCTCCCATAGCGTAAACAACAaagctgtaaaataaaattgGCTAAAAAGGATGAAAGTACTATTCACTCTCCATTCAAAGAGGACCTTGGGGATGAAGTTGCCTGCTGAGTCCAGACAACTCGCCCTATCTCAACGACCCAAAAGTCAATGGATGTCGGTTAAGCTAGTTGGTCAGTGAATAAGCATCTGCCCCCTTGCTCTCTAGTTCGTATTCCTCTCCCCATAAATTAGAGTACCACTACTAAAgggaaagaaaaaccaaaagaacTTTCGCTATGAATTTTTTTCCATCACTTCTTTCCCTCTCCCTTTCCCATAtctcaaagttcaaaccatGTCCATTCTTCAGTGAGCTCAATCTTCCAACATGTTAAAGATAATCTCAATCCTACTTCTTCTATTTCCCGCCATATACGGAGATTGTACGTGTGAATCCGAGACACAGAGCACAACGAAGAAGACGCACTCAAGTGTAAAGTAGGCTCCCTTGCTTCCATTTTTGTTGCTGGTACTGTTGGGCTGAGTCTGCCATTGCTAGGCAAGAAAATCCCAACTCCAAGGCCCGAAAATGCCACCTTCTCCCTGATCAGGGCATTCGCTGCCGGCGTCATTCTACAAACAGGGTTCTTTCACATACTACCAGATGCATTTGACAACTTGACTTCACCCTGCATCAAAGAAAATCCATGGGGGAAGTTCCCATTCACCGGTTTAGTTACCGTGTTATCTGCCATTGAAACACTTATGGTCAATTCATGGCAATCAGTTACTATCAGATATCGAAAGTAAAGTCCAACTGTCATCTCATCAGGTATCAACACTAACTTAGAATTCATCAACGCCATCAGAGCTAACTTAGAATTTGTTATTCGATGAATtataacataaacataattataaATGACTGATTCCAGAGACAATTATCACTGAACCGCAGCAAGAATAGTTCCTGACTCACCAAATAACAAAGCACAGATCTTGAGGCAACCCCTGGCTGCGTACATCATAATGATCCAGGCTCAATTGCACCCATCTGCATCGTCTGAATTGATTAAAACTTGTAAAAGAAGCCTGAAAATGTACAGAATCCAGCATCCACTTCTTACCAAAGCTTGTCTCTTCAGGACTTAAACAAAAGGATACGGTGCACTGTGTAAGGGCTAGGGGGAAGGGGGAGTCTCATGAACTCACACAATCATTCAAACTTAAAAGAGAAAGAACAATGAACTTGCTGAAACTTTTTATTATATACACGTTTCATTAATTTCAGAGAAAGGTCAAAAATCAACAACTTATACATTTTCCATTTAACAGATGCGTAACTAAATGTTGAATATATCCTCTATGTTTACATTGCTTTCCTTGGCATGAGCATTTTGGGAGGGGCCAGAGACCTTAATTCAGGTGCAGAACTAGGAAAAAGAGTGTTCAGCTTGTGGATGAGGATGTCGGACCTTGACGGAATCTCATTCAGCAGAAACTGTTGAACGATGGGTTTCTTAAACCACTCCATGACAACATCTCCTGGAGCCCTCAACACCACTTTGCTAACCTCGAATGGAGATTCCACTGAGTTCAATATCTGTGCAACCACAAACTTCAAAGTGGGTCCTGTGACCAATTTAATGCGCCTTGGGATGACACCATAATATAACATTCGTTTTCTGAACCTATGGAGAGTATGCACAACTGCTATCAGAGCAGCTCCAACTGATAAGTTCCTGACGTCCAGGGGCCAAGCAATTTGCTGATCAAATACTATTGCCTTTGGGAAAAGCTTGTTCTCATAGGCAACTTTCCAAACACACCGGGCTCAATTTATCTGCCCCATAAGAACAAGGTAGTTGAGGAGAACATTAAAAAAGTACTTAGCAGGCCCCTCTTCCAACTCATAATCGATACCTTGAAAAAATTCCCTCACAAAAGATAACACTGGTTGTTTCCTCTGTTCTGGGCCCGTGAAGAGTCCACACATAAATGCATGTGCCTTTTGTCTTGTGGCACCAAGTATTGACATCAAATGCCTCTCATGCTCTTCTTTCTGGTATCTTACGAGATAGGCTCTTCTTTCTGGTATCTTACGAGATAGGCTAGAATGGATGTGTAAAGTATGAGGTCGACTTTTGCAGCAGAATTCACATACGTTTCTAAGAGAGGCTTTGCTGACTCATACAAACCACTCTTCATACATGATTTGAACAACTGtctaattataaaattatttgtTCTAATCCCTGATGAGCCCATGAAGCGCTACATCAACGGAACCCTCCTTGATATACACCATTAAAACATCGCTAGCGCTCATATCAACAGAATAACCCATGGCCTTCATATCAAGCAAAATCTTGGCAGCCATGTCCACAAGCTTCTTATTAGCCAAAAGCATCAAAAGATATGTGTAAGTACATAGACCTGGTCTTAAACCTGCATTGGTCATTGAGTTATACAGGTTCATAGCGGAATCTACTTGTCCAGAGGCAGCATGCATTTCCAATAGACACAAATATGTCGAAGGAGTGGGTAGAAATCCAGCCTTCTCCATATCAGTAAAGGTAGACATTGCAGTATCAAGTTTCCCTGATTTTGCATGGGACTCAACAATCATTGTGTACAACCCAAAGTTAGGCTTAAAGCCCGCTTTCTTCATCTCATCCCAAAGCCTAAGGGCAGCATCTAATTTGCCAGCCTTTACATATGACTCAATCATAGAAAGGTACATGGGAGCGGATGGCCTGAAACCATAGCCCTGCATTTCCATGTATAACTTCATCGACATGTCCAACCACCCAGCTTTTCCCATTGAATCAACAAGTGATGCAAAGACATTAAAGCGGGGTTTAAAGTTCCTTTCTTTCCCTTCTTGGAAGAGCTTAAATGCAGCATCAAGGCGGCCCAATTTCGCCAAGTTTGGTACCATCAACTCGTAGGTTGATCCATCTAATGAACAGCTTGCAGCTTGCAGCTTGCATGCTCTCATATATCTCAAATGCCTTATAAGGTAAACCCTTATTTAGAAACAGCAATATAAGCGAATTATATGTCTGAGTATCAACTTCAAAACCCGAATCCTGAATCTTCTTAAAGTAACAAAATGCCACCTCCATTTTATCTGCTTTAGCCAAGAACTGAATGACATGATTATATGCACCAGATGACAAAACCCCACTACTACCTGAATCCTGCACCATTTCATCAAACAAGGATTGGATTCCATTGAAGTCCTTACTTTGGTTTAGGCCATCAAACAACACCACATAACACTCATCACTCGGCAAATACCACGGTTGCCTCTTAGCCCGTCGAAACAAACTCAAAGCACCATCGCCATCCTTAATAACCTTCAAGGCTTGAGTAATGTGAGTCATGTTTGGCACAAATTGGAGTTTGTCTACTTGGGTCTGCAATTCAGGCCCCCATTTCCACCTCTTCACAACCTCAACAATCTTAGCAATGGCAGAGGCATTCAACATCGGCCTTTTCAACCCTCCTACCATCACATGGTCGTCGAGCCCTGGCTCGACCGACCGTATACCTTTCCCGGTATAAATAACACTCCCTGATTCATCCAAATACTCAATTTCCTCAGTCCACTCATCACTCTTCTTCCTAGAACAGTATTTTCTGATGAAACGGCCTAATTATACCGGGGTTTCAACCAAATTCGTATCCGAAACACCAGAGCCCCCCACAAAATTGGGTTTTGCTGGTACAGAAAAGTTAtgagaaattgaattgaaaCCCGTTATAGAGCTCCATAACCCGAATCTTCCTCCATAACTATGAAGTTCATTTGCACATAAATTTGGGTACTTTGAAAGGAAACTACGAAATGCAGAGCTGACGGTAGGGTTTTTGGTGAGTCTACAAATATTAATAGGGCAAAGCTTCCTCCTAAAAAGCATTGAGTTCTTGGGTATACAGAACTATGATTTGGGGataaaattagggtttatggaGGTTGAATGTGTCACCTGATTGTTGGAAGGATGCCGTCTTTACAGCAGAGCTTAAACCCTAGCTTTCAATGGGCAGCTGCAGCAGACTGAAGTGTCAACCGTTGACCGTACTGTGCTGCAAATACCTGAAAGTAAGCTTCCTTTTTTAATTGCACTTTGCACCCTGTGATTTGGGATGGTTAACAATTTGGTCCCTATTTTTTTCAACCTGATAATATCAACCCTAAATTGTCAAAAAATTACACTATTGGCCGCTCTGTATAACTAACATCCTTTGATTAGGAAATGTGTGAAATTGGTCATTTAAATCGGAcacagatcctctccggatcaaCACAGCCGGAGCCTAGGGATTAATGCATCCGGACCattaaaattttatccaacggctacaatcagAAGgctctctaaaagttataataattgtaaccgttgaataaaatttcaatggccCGGATGCATTGATCCCTAGGCTCTGGCTGTGttgatccggagaggatctgtgTCCATTTACATCAATGTTGGGTTGGTGTGGTGTGGCCGCTTGGgactttttcatcattttatagtgtttgagaagaaaaaaaagttcttATTTATTCTCTTTAGGATATGTGTAATTTCACTTAATGTAGagtctaaataaataaaaatgagtttAACGTGTCAcgtaaaaaaataacaaatttactTGACAGTTAAACGGATCAAAAGGACAATAGTCTAACACATTGTAACTTTAAAATGGTACAATGatttatattaaaattgtaTAAGGATATAATGATTTATAAAGATCATGTTTGTCACCACAAGACTCATGTCTTCTGCAATTTGATTACAAGTAAGAGTCTACAGATAGATTATGATACGAAGAACGCTTTCAACAACTTAAGCTACAAGTTAACGATTGATTAGttaaatttttgaatttggtacAAGGTCGGAAGCAAAACGGGATAAAAGAACATAGAGAGGAGTTTTGATTCTAAAATCCCACGACTCTGATGAGACTGCCCTTGGTGAATGGTGCATGTTCTCGAATATGGCATTGCcttcatttcttaatttgtcAGATTAAAGCACTAATCAACCTTCAAATAGATTAAGGAGTATTAATCCTTGGTGGGGACATGGTGATTAGGAAAACCCATTGAAGTAATTTGCGTTAAAGGCATTGTACGTTTCGTAATCAAACATGCAAATGTACTTTTAACCGAACATGTAAAAGATCATTTGAACAAAGCAAATCCAAGCCGGTATGCAATCAGAACAAAAGTGATTGTAACAAGCATTCTTTTGATGCAAAGTGATATTGGGAGGTGCGTGTCCGGGGAGGGGGGGGACATCGAATACAAAGTAAACGCTTTTAATCACTTAAACTATAAATTCTCCTACTGTATAACTAGTGGTGGATTGGAGCTACCTTGAGGCCAAGGTAAGCTCCGGCCTATGTTGAAGTTGTTTTTTCCTGTAAACCTCCACTACCATTAATCAATTTTACCACTATCGACTTGAATTTGTAATTGTGCGTGTTAGTCAAATTAACTTCAATCCAACAAATACAAAGCCtttaattttttacatcaaaGATTTGAAACTATAGAGCTATAATTGATCATATTATCTGTTTCTTGCCTATATACAATTTTTCCCCTTCGCTTGCTGACTATtattttttgatttatttctcaTCTTCTTCTATTATATCATCTAAGAAatcaaaaagagagaaaaagatttCATGTGTCCAAATTAGCATAAAAACCCTTCAAAATCTCTCATTCCTAATGTTTTTACAAAAATGTTCTCTTAGTCTCCATGAGAAAATAAGTGTCTGGTCACTCACTGTGTTTGGTATAAAGAATGAAGAATAAATGGACTTGATATAGTTGACCATGTATAATGGATAATAAATGCATGCATGGTTACTCACTTTTGAATTTAATATCAAGGTAACTAAAACGAATGAGACAActacttttatttatattatgtccACCTCGGTATAAAGTGTGTCCCTCCTAACATGAACTTCTAACTCTACGGCTTCCCCCTAGTATGAATTTCTGACTCTGCAACTTCGTGTAACAAACAACCAATTTTTCATTTGAATAATGAATATCCACCTTGTCTCTTGGTTTGGTTTTCCCCCCACTTGGAAAGAGAAttgagaggggagagagagagagagagcgctttGAGTAGAAAGGAAGCAAAAGAAAAGGGCAGAGAAAATCACACTTTGATTTTTCTCAGATCAAGCAAGCATATATTCCAGTTCAGCTGCATGCAAAAACAATATTATTGAGGAGGCAAAAGAGATGTTATACATGCAGAATAATTCATCTTCCTATCACATACACCTTCTCCTTGAACCCTTTTTGTATTCCTTCAAACACATACATCTGAGCAAAGTGAATGAAAGCTGGACTGTTAAAGAATCAATCTTTATGGCCACCCGAGCTAACTAACCACTTGTCTACATTTGCCCTTTCTTGTGGGCAATTCTGGGGAGGTGTGGTCCAAGGCTGCTGCTTAATATGCAAATGCTTCCTTCTGCATGTCTTGCTGCTTctggtttttgagttttttgtggGAACTGTAGCAAAAGCagaagaggagaagaagaagcttaAATTggagttttgggttttgttgcaAGTCATGGAAACGAGTAGAAATAACACAAGAGTTCGCATTGTTTTTCTGTATTTAACTTTGGCAACTATTTCCTTCACGCAATGCGGTAAGCTTCTTCCTTGATTAGATCATTTTAGTACTTAACCACATTATATACAGTGCTTAACCTCAAGCTGAGGGTAGATTCTTAGGGATGACCGGTTATATATCCCCTTTTAATTACTAGATTTCTCGTCAGGTGACTAAGTCACGTGATGAGAGATACAGCAAGAGGTGATCGAATAATATCTCGATACAACTATGAGacggttaattttttttgttgacaagCAATCTATATGTTTTGGTAGAGGCAAGAAGATCAATGAGATTGCTAAAAGCTATTCTTCCGAGTCCAACACAGCACCAAAGTCTATTTCTCAGAGCTGCAAACAAATTGAACTTAATCAACCGCATTGATTTTCCATTGGTGGGATCAAAGGACATCCAACCATATGCTGTGGATTCACCATTCACATTGCCACCTTATGATTCTTTACCTCCAATTTCCATGCCTGAAAATGCACCTCCATACTGTACAACTCCACCCAATACCCCACAAACTCCCCCTACAACCGTCCCAACACCTATTGTGTTATCACCACCAAGTCCCTCACCACCCTTCGTTTACGTTCCCCCAACCCTTCCTCTCCAAAGTCCACCTCCAAGCCCAACAAGCATTGTCCCAG
This region includes:
- the LOC137728686 gene encoding 2-dehydro-3-deoxyphosphooctonate aldolase, with product MDSSVLLYNQLKGAEPFFLLAGPNVIESEEHIFRMAKHIKSVATKVGLPLVFKSSFDKANRTSSKSFRGPGSEEGLKILEKVKTAYDLPIITDVHEASQCEAVGKVADIIQIPAFLCRQTDLLVAAAKTGKIINIKKGQFCAPSVMLNSAEKVRLAGNPNVMVCERGTMFGYNDLIVDPRNLEWIREANCPVVADVTHALQQPAGRKLDDGGVASGGLRELIPCIARTAVAVGVDGIFMEVHDDPSNAPVDGPTQWPLRHLEELLVELIAIARVSKGKQPFNIDLTPYRD